The Brassica napus cultivar Da-Ae chromosome C7, Da-Ae, whole genome shotgun sequence genome has a segment encoding these proteins:
- the LOC106427510 gene encoding uncharacterized protein LOC106427510, with the protein MELELPKRVYAEGLEPQVKKINNCCRMELIRDLKKAMPAEYDDVKIDPVFKHIMAIAENNLKFSGKLVDSFLCKQLITSKMHEKWFIFARKPLRFSLQEYHTVTGLKISRESSCDVIKWKSDGGFWSELLRTGGKITLQSIKKVHLQEVHSWSRRDRMRLIYLCVIMGVVMGRDEKVNIPHMYIKLVMDLEKLRNFHWGLHSYDFLLSSIEKVRKKLGKKNSYIFEGFSYAFQIWIMEAIPDFGEICGSKVSDSFCGPRCGNWKGVAKVSYEDIIQLEESFTEKGDLFSVISVSGNGDVLRDADYTRKDEMEDERVELLLDRIKKNFDWSNTEWPVIEDEETEMEEADTESEADKSVDATDIAADVETSSVHVAGRGKRKIQDEGAESRKKKLLCKRTAEKNRVLIKKLRVSLRVWSTHLSVPWAIYSERKWRVWRACSKRGSATWRSRFHSSGKQSV; encoded by the exons ATGGAGTTAGAGCTACCTAAGCGAGTGTATGCAGAGGGTTTAGAACCTCAGGTGAAGAAGATCAATAACTGCTGCCGCATGGAACTTATCAGAGATCTGAAGAAAGCTATGCCTGCGGAGTACGATGATGTCAAGATAGATCCTGTTTTCAAACATATCATGGCGATTGCGGAAAATAACCTCAAGTTTTCGGGGAAATTGGTGGATAGCTTCTTGTGTAAGCAGCTGATTACCTCGAAGATGCATGAGAAGTGGTTTATATTTGCAAGGAAGCCTCTCCGGTTTTCGCTTCAGGAGTACCACACTGTGACAGGCCTCAAGATCTCGCGGGAAAGTAGCTGTGACGTAATTAAATGGAAAAGTGATGGCGGATTTTGGAGTGAACTACTAAGGACAGGTGGTAAGATCACCTTGCAGTCGATCAAAAAGGTGCATCTACAAGAAGTTCACAGCTGGTCTCGGCGTGATAGGATGAGGTTGATCTACTTGTGTGTGATAATGGGTGTGGTGAtggggagagatgagaaggtgAACATCCCTCATATGTACATCAAGCTGGTGATGGATCTCGAGAAGCTTCGGAACTTCCATTGGGGTCTTCACTCCTACGACTTCTTACTGAGTTCCATTGAGAAGGTTAGGAAGAAGTTGGGTAAGAAGAACAGCTACATTTTCGAGGGGTTCTCCTATGCGTTCCAGATTTGGATTATGGAAGCAATTCCGGATTTTGGAGAAATATGTGGCAGCAAAGTCTCGGACAGTTTCTGCGGTCCAAGGTGTGGAAATTGGAAAGGAGTTGCAAAAGTTTCTTATGAAGACATCATTCAACTTGAGGAATCGTTTACTGAGAAG GGAGATTTGTTCTCGGTAATTTCAGTAAGTGGCAATGGTGATGTGTTGAGGGATGCTGATTATACAAGGAAGGATGAGATGGAAGATGAGCGTGTGGAGCTTCTTCTCGATAGGATTAAAAAGAACTTTGATTGGAGCAACACAGAATGGCCAGTTATAGAGGATGAAGAGACTGAGATGGAGGAAGCCGATACAGAGTCAGAAGCTGATAAGAGTGTGGATGCTACTGATATTGCAGCAGATGTGGAGACATCTTCGGTCCATGTTGCTGGAAGAGGCAAGAGAAAGATTCAGGATGAAGGAGCCGAGTcaagaaagaagaagttgttgTGTAAGCGAACAGcagaaaaaaacagagtattGATCAAGAAACTAAGAGTTTCATTGAGGGTTTGGTCCACTCATCTATCAGTTCCTTGGGCGATATACTCAGAGCGCAAATGGCGAGTATGGAGAGCATGTTCAAAGAGAGGATCGGCAACATGGAGATCGAGGTTTCACAGCTCAGGGAAGCAATCAGTTTGA
- the LOC106427506 gene encoding putative E3 ubiquitin-protein ligase RING1a yields MREKEMNRLRAIWREEEKKREREKWEREREGRSHESPTMPVKKQGDGGDQQQQLDRFDPEAEEKNEPEDLQETTVEKKDDEQEEVKRDEAEKEEEAVEEEEEEEEEEVVVEEEEEEEEEEEEEEEDGDEEPEEDSKEKSPSGDKSEFMEIDLGEIRKDVQCPICLGIIKKTRTVMECLHRFCRECIDKSMRLGNNECPACRKHCASRRSLRDDPKFDALIAALFTNIDSYEEEEFIFHEDDKARNKQIQASIAEISQRQSEALVKRKSFGKEAAVLMRSQRSGSGSRRRRNCRNTEHNADEAHDDDDNNEDNNNGEGRDSSSDERGPEVRVRKRRKRSASRSTQHPSSAGANNNNGNCGDNDTEVYRDSSKGVSPGLVWNPEMLAWGRSATRSNPRHENNTAGGSSKSVRNARVSRLVEYLRSSVDGKSVEVDIHVKLVSLDTKCVPDLPQPYLCCRPTFLVKQLREFVALEMHLKTEDVELLLVKKGLGGEDKTVENLPVMASASAASSKDEMKSLEDNETLSKLKTDFNSSQEQHLTIAYRQKQTE; encoded by the exons atgagagagaaagagatgaatAGGCTAAGAGCGATATggagagaggaggagaagaagagggagagagagaagtgggagagggagagagaaggAAGATCACATGAGTCTCCAACAATGCCTGTGAAGAAGCAAGGGGATGGTGGagaccaacaacaacaactcgaCCGATTTGACCCGGAAGCTGAAGAGAAAAACGAACCAGAGGATCTACAAGAGACGACGGTTGAGAAGAAAGACGACGAACAAGAAGAAGTGAAACGCGACGAAGCAGAGAAGGAGGAAGAagcagtagaagaagaagaagaagaggaggaggaggaagtagtagtagaagaagaagaagaagaagaagaagaagaagaagaagaagaagaagatggtgatgaAGAACCAGAAGAAG ATTCTAAGGAGAAAAGTCCATCAGGAGACAAATCAGA GTTTATGGAAATTGATCTAGGGGAAATCCGTAAAGACGTCCAGTGTCCTATTTGCTTAG GAATTATAAAGAAAACAAGGACTGTGATGGAGTGCCTGCACCGGTTCTGTCGGGAATGTATTGATAAGTCCATGAGATTAGG GAACAACGAATGTCCTGCTTGCAGGAAACACTGTGCAAGCCGTCGTTCTCTTAGAGACGATCCAAAGTTTGATGCTCTTATTGCAGCTTTGTTCACTAATATTGATAGCTATGAGGAAGAG gAATTCATTTTTCACGAAGATGACAAGGCTCGTAACAAGCAG ATTCAAGCATCCATAGCTGAAATATCGCAAAGACAATCTGAGGCTCTTGTGAAAAGAAAATCTTTTGGTAAAGAGGCAGCTGTTTTAATGAGATCACAGCGTAGTGGTAGTGGCTCCAGGAGGAGAAGGAACTGCAGAAACACGGAACACAACGCTGATGAAGCCCATGACGACGATGATAATAATGAAGATAACAACAACGGAGAAGGCAGAGATTCGTCTTCAGATGAGCGTGGTCCAGAAGTCCGGGTGAGAAAACGTAGGAAACGGTCTGCAAGTCGTTCAACACAGCACCCTTCTTCTGCAGGTGCAAACAACAACAATGGTAACTGCGGAGATAACGATACAGAAGTGTATAGAGACAGCAGCAAAGGGGTATCTCCGGGGCTTGTGTGGAATCCGGAGATGCTTGCTTGGGGAAGAAGTGCTACAAGGAGTAACCCAAGGCATGAGAATAATACAGCAGGAGGTAGTAGTAAGAGTGTGAGGAATGCTCGCGTTAGTAGACTTGTGGAGTATCTACGCAGTAGCGTAGATGGAAAGAGTGTTGAG GTGGATATTCATGTCAAGCTTGTTTCACTGGATACCAAATGTGTACCAGACTTACCACAGCCATATCTCTGTTGCAGACCCACCTTCCTTGTGAAACAACTTCGTGAA TTTGTGGCACTTGAGATGCATTTGAAAACTGAAGATGTTGAATTGTTGTTGGTAAAAAAAGGATTGGGAGGAGAAGATAAGACTGTAGAGAATCTTCCTGTAATGGCTTCAGCTTCAGCAGCATCATCCAAAGATGAGATGAAAAGTCTGGAAGACAATGAAACATTGTCGAAGCTCAAAACCGATTTCAATTCAAGCCAGGAACAACATTTG ACCATAGCTTACAGGCAGAAGCAAACCGAGTGA
- the LOC106453754 gene encoding uncharacterized protein LOC106453754: MHIYTTCGLWELGATTGWIFEADGKGGRLLLVESNCTLDELKRMILEDFGMEEEIIADLELSYLPAELINTSGCPPVIIANDRQLHNFVRFVQKSASTRLCVTCKAKAENPNKEAFDLNKPPADPCTHEEKGNSFDNGDESAPVYAERQGNKKNEKRKGVAVDEDGDYDADTMISEKENIHKMSKFSLLHVVKVGQFFENKTLLKATFEMCAMKHNFDYQVIKTDRQLWYVRCADNACNWGVRAECLKDSSYFMIKKYVGKHTCAPSSKTKAGKTASAKTIGSLIMHKYVGVKEGPKCNDIIQIMRSDHGCEISKSLAWDAREYAISAVRGIPERSYGKIPKYLHMLREANPGTHTSYEIDGNENFRYLFIAFGQSIRGFNRVMRRVIVIDGTFLKNKYKGVLLVSTALDGNSNLYPIAFGIVDSENERSWEWFMRQLKVVIADDHDLAFISDRHGSIAKAIENVYPSARHGICIHHLLNNVVTYFHGKGLAGLVSKASKAYRVSEFEKTFATVCNISPAIGDYLREADVQKWARCQFPGYRYDIRTTNPAESINSALRSPREYPVIPLLDSIREMLTQWFYERKKLISKHKHPLTKDVEKKIERRIGKGATFVVYPVSAGRLLVRGDKFDCLVDLDRRTCSCGKYTLMKIPCRHAIKAGFHVGREPHTLTDLMYTTGAWREAYEESINPIDVPEDAWSIPEDVKKVIVLPPQTRRSVGRKRKRRYETAEDKIRSSQISRRKQPRKCSRCGISGHNRATCQVPI; this comes from the coding sequence ATGCATATCTATACAACATGTGGTCTTTGGGAATTAGGTGCAACTACGGGATGGATTTTTGAGGCTGATGGCAAAGGGGGTAGGCTATTGTTAGTGGAATCAAATTGTACTTTAGATGAATTAAAAAGGATGATTTTGGAGGATTTTGGTATGGAAGAAGAAATCATAGCCGATTTGGAGTTAAGTTATCTACCTGCTGAGTTGATCAATACTTCAGGATGTCCacctgtgatcattgcaaacGATCGTCAGCTTCATAATTTTGTTCGATTTGTTCAAAAGAGTGCTTCTACTCGATTGTGTGTAACATGTAAAGCCAAGGCTGAGAATCCGAATAAAGAAGCCTTTGATCTTAACAAACCGCCAGCTGATCCATGTACTCATGAAGAGAAAGGAAACTCGTTTGACAATGGGGACGAATCAGCTCCTGTGTATGCTGAGAGGCAGGGGAATAAGAAGAATGAAAAGCGGAAAGGAGTCGCAGTTGATGAGGATGGGGACTATGATGCTGATACCATGATCTCTGAAAAAGAGAACATACATAAAATGTCAAAGTTTTCTCTGCTCCATGTTGTTAAGGTCGGACAATTTTTTGAGAACAAAACTTTGTTGAAGGCGACTTTCGAGATGTGTGCAATGAAGCATAACTTTGACTACCAGGTTATCAAAACGGATAGACAACTTTGGTATGTTAGATGTGCAGATAATGCATGCAATTGGGGTGTTCGAGCAGAGTGTCTGAAGGATTCATCATATTTCATGATCAAGAAGTATGTCGGTAAACATACATGCGCACCTTCAAGCAAAACCAAAGCGGGTAAGACTGCTTCAGCAAAAACAATAGGCAGTCTGATTATGCATAAGTATGTAGGCGTCAAGGAAGGGCCGAAATGTAATGATATCATACAGATTATGCGTAGTGATCATGGATGCGAGATATCAAAATCTTTAGCATGGGATGCGCGTGAATATGCGATCAGTGCAGTTAGAGGTATTCCAGAGAGAAGTTATGGGAAAATACCAAAATACTTGCACATGCTGAGAGAGGCTAATCCAGGTACACACACATCCTATGAGATTGACGGAAATGAGAACTTTCGTTACCTATTTATTGCATTTGGGCAATCGATAAGAGGATTTAACAGAGTCATGAGGCGGGTTATTGTGATCGATGGGACCTTTTTGAAGAATAAATACAAAGGAGTTTTACTGGTTTCTACGGCTTTAGACGGAAATTCAAATTTGTATCCTATTGCGTTTGGAATAGTCGACTCAGAGAATGAGcgttcttgggaatggtttatgaGACAACTTAAGGTTGTCATTGCAGATGATCATGATTTGGCTTTTATTTCAGACAGACATGGGTCTATCGCTAAGGCAATTGAAAACGTGTATCCATCAGCCAGACACGGgatttgtattcatcatttgttgaataatgtgGTCACATATTTCCATGGGAAAGGACTTGCTGGGTTGGTTTCAAAGGCGTCCAAGGCTTATCGAGTTTCTGAGTTTGAGAAGACATTTGCTACTGTGTGTAATATCAGTCCGGCAATTGGAGATTATCTTAGGGAAGCTGATGTGCAAAAATGGGCTAGATGTCAATTCCCTGGATACAGATACGACATAAGGACAACCAATCCTGCTGAATCTATCAACTCTGCTTTGCGTTCACCGAGAGAGTATCCAGTCATCCCTTTGTTAGACAGTATCAGGGAAATGTTAACACAATGGTTTTATGAGCGTAAGAAACTGATTTCAAAGCATAAACATCCTCTGACTAAAGatgtagagaaaaaaatagagaggaGAATCGGGAAAGGCGCCACATTTGTAGTTTACCCTGTCAGTGCTGGTCGATTGCTTGTTAGAGGTGATAAATTCGACTGCTTAGTTGATTTGGATAGAAGGACTTGTTCATGTGGAAAGTACACCCTTATGAAGATCCCTTGTAGGCACGCAATTAAAGCTGGTTTTCATGTTGGAAGAGAGCCACACACATTGACTGATTTGATGTATACTACAGGAGCTTGGAGAGAAGCTTATGAAGAAAGCATAAATCCTATTGATGTTCCTGAGGATGCTTGGTCTATACCAGAAGATGTTAAGAAAGTCATTGTTTTACCACCACAGACAAGAAGATCAGttggaagaaaaagaaaacgcaGATATGAAACTGCGGAAGACAAAATTCGGTCATCGCAAATATCACGAAGAAAGCAGCCTCGGAAGTGTAGTAGATGTGGTATTAGTGGGCACAACAGAGCAACTTGTCAAGTACCAATATAG
- the LOC125590294 gene encoding uncharacterized protein LOC125590294, which translates to MSPPKLNDEEIDRAGEASADAALVYLRKEDWEKVSTWLIKSKPLRIGPSLLDAEIGTRLMDRTEWLHNSEIDAMMYVYRERTSLKRWKLHRVAFMSVVFSNMIKKEYESFKAGIRKYKLHDLLVQYDKGVLPPHGQTQEIWNVDVDRLYVPVHVSGNHWIALCISFVTRSIDVFDCSGRKRYKELDGFANLVPRIVKAVQPPSYQKDFTFAAYTVHYVPMGKLNKSACDCGVYTIKFIECHSLGLKLSMVNDGNIKEARHRILWDLWEAANDPELVERMSNYEPPECLTSTVEEIL; encoded by the exons ATGTCCCCACCGAAGTTAAATGATGAGGAAATAGATCGAGCCGGAGAAGCCTCAGCAGATGCGGCATTGGTGTATCTTCGTAAAGAGGATTGGGAAAAAGTTAGCACTTGGTTAATTAAATCCAA ACCTCTACGGATTGGACCTTCATTGTTAGATGCTGAGATTGGTACTCGTCTTATGGATAGAACCGAGTGGCTTCACAACTCG GAGATTGACGCCATGATGTACGTATACAGGGAGAGAACATCTCTGAAACGATGGAAACTTCACCGTGTCGCCTTCATGTCTGTTGTCTTCAGCAACATGATTAAAAAGGAGTATGAGAGTTTCAAGGCGGGTATAAGAAAATACAAGCTTCATGATTTGCTAGTGCAGTACGACAAAGGGGTCCTTCCACCACATGGACAGACACAAGAGATATGGAATGTAGATGTGGATCGACTGTATGTCCCTGTTCATGTTAGCGGGAATCATTGGATCGCATTGTGTATCAGTTTCGTGACGAGGAGCATTGATGTGTTTGATTGCTCGGGCAGAAAAAGGTACAAGGAATTGGATGGGTTCGCAAATCTTGTTCCTCGTATTGTCAAGGCAGTTCAGCCACCGAGTTACCAGAAGGACTTTACGTTCGCTGCATATACGGTTCACTATGTCCCCATGGGTAAGCTGAATAAAAGTGcatgtgattgtggtgtctatacAATAAAGTTCATCGAGTGCCACTCGCTTGGATTGAAGTTGTCGATGGTGAATGATGGTAACATCAAAGAAGCTCGCCACAGAATTTTGTGGGATCTATGGGAAGCGGCAAACGACCCGGAATTGGTTGAGAGGATGTCAAATTATGAACCTCCAGAGTGTCTCACTTCAACCGTAGAAGAGATTCTGTGA